Proteins encoded in a region of the Bubalus bubalis isolate 160015118507 breed Murrah chromosome 9, NDDB_SH_1, whole genome shotgun sequence genome:
- the MAP1S gene encoding microtubule-associated protein 1S isoform X3: MAAAVEGSGAAEVPSSLLLVVGGECGCRGLLAYVLEELERGIRSWDIDPGVCSLDEQLKVFVSRHSATFSSIVKGQRSLHHRGDTLETLVLLNPSDKSLCDELRNLLLDPASHKLLVLAGPCLEETGELLLQTGGFSPRHFLQVLGDKEIRDLLASTPPPAELPKLTITCPTFGDWARLAPEVPGLQGMLQLRLNPPVQLPASEGLREFLEYVAESLEPLSPFELLEPPASVGFLRLARPCCYIFPGGLGDAAFFAVNGFTVLVNGGSNPKSSFWKLVRHLDRVDAVLVTHAGADSLPGLNSLLRRKLAERDEAAAGGGSGDDRLRRLISPNLGVVFLNARAAASRLVRGEDEAELALSLLSQLGITPVPLNRGPLPAEPTVLFQKMGVGRLDMYVLHPPSAATTDHTLASVCALLVWHPAGPSEKVVRVLFPGCTPPTRLLDGLVRLQHLGFLREPVVTPQDLAGPRRAESKESVASRDSLRREGRTIVPSRPTQERPGVARKDSPRTEAPRRAEKEARPSREVKKDPRPSAPRVQPREVRRAASAVVSGKNVGAQVAPKPRRAPNTPRPGVPPAENGPRSPTSFRSGEASPPTEACSSPAPQLVATPSQESSLDLGLSPAGEEGGSLEEKTLELLLAASTPQPCTPSPAETQQGPTESSGPLSLSPLRGGEPGPDASPTVTTPSLPAEVGSPHSTEVDESLSVSFEQVLPPPAAAASEAGLSLPLCGPRVRRSASPHDVDLCLVSPCEFEHRKAVPMAPAPVSPGSSNDSSARSQERAGAPGGAEETPPTSVSESLPTLSDSDPLPAAPGTADSDEDTEGFGVPRRDPLPDPLKIPPPLPTPPSICMVDPEMLPPEQARLKGGGSRTRKPLTRPSSGTTPPKATPVTATKTKGLASGDRASRPLSARSEPSDKGNRASLSRKPSVPKTTTRGPSGRQKTRSRSRFGPLLLIADNLPTMRGT; encoded by the exons ATGGCGGCGGCGGTCGAAGGGTCCGGGGCGGCCGAGGTCCCCAGCTCGCTGCTGCTCGTAGTAGGCGGCGAGTGCGGGTGCCGGGGGCTGCTTGCCTACGTGCTGGAGGAGCTTGAACGAG GCATCCGGTCTTGGGACATTGACCCTGGCGTCTGCAGCCTCGATGAGCAGCTCAAGGTCTTCGTGTCCCGGCACTCagccaccttctccagcattgTGAAAG GCCAGCGGAGCCTGCACCACCGTGGTGACACCCTGGAGACGCTGGTCCTCCTGAATCCATCAGACAAATCCCTGTGTGATGAG CTCCGGAACCTTCTGCTAGACCCTGCCTCTCACAAGCTGCTGGTGCTGGCGGGGCCCTGCCTGGAGGAGACAGGGGAGCTGCTGCTCCAGACCGGGGGCTTCTCACCCCGCCACTTCCTCCAGGTCCTGGGGGACAAAGAG ATCCGGGATCTCCTGGCCTCCACACCCCCGCCTGCAGAGCTGCCCAAGCTCACCATCACCTGCCCGACCTTTGGTGACTGGGCCCGGCTGGCCCCCGAAGTGCCCGGCCTGCAGGGCATGCTCCAGCTGCGGTTGAACCCTCCGGTGCAGCTGCCGGCTTCCGAGGGCCTGCGCGAGTTCCTGGAGTACGTGGCCGAGTCCCTGGAGCCGCTCTCGCCCTTCGAGCTGCTCGAGCCTCCGGCCTCTGTGGGCTTCCTCAGGCTCGCCCGGCCCTGCTGCTACATCTTCCCCGGTGGCCTAGGTGATGCCGCCTTCTTCGCCGTCAATGGCTTCACTGTGCTGGTCAACGGCGGCTCCAACCCCAAGTCGAGCTTCTGGAAGCTGGTGCGGCACCTGGACCGGGTGGACGCTGTGCTGGTGACCCACGCTGGCGCCGACAGCCTCCCGGGCCTCAACAGTCTGCTGCGGCGCAAGCTGGCGGAGCGTGACGAGGCGGCTGCTGGCGGGGGCTCCGGGGACGACCGGCTCCGCCGGCTGATCTCCCCCAACCTGGGCGTCGTGTTTCTCAATGCCCGCGCTGCTGCCTCTCGGCTGGTGCGTGGCGAGGATGAGGCCGAACTGGCCCTGAGCCTCCTGAGCCAGCTGGGCATCACCCCTGTGCCCCTGAACCGAGGGCCGCTGCCTGCCGAGCCCACCGTGCTCTTCCAGAAGATGGGCGTGGGCCGGCTGGACATGTATGTGCTGCACCCGCCTTCAGCCGCCACCACTGACCACACCCTGGCCTCCGTGTGCGCCCTGCTGGTGTGGCACCCTGCGGGCCCCTCCGAGAAGGTGGTGCGTGTGCTATTCCCTGGCTGCACGCCCCCCACCCGCCTCCTGGATGGCCTGGTCCGCCTGCAGCACCTGGGGTTCCTGCGGGAGCCGGTGGTGACGCCCCAAGACCTGGCGGGGCCTCGGCGAGCTGAGAGCAAGGAGAGCGTGGCCTCCCGGGACAGCTTGAGGAGAGAGGGCCGCACGATAGTGCCCTCCAGGCCCACCCAGGAGCGCCCAGGGGTGGCCCGGAAGGACTCCCCACGGACTGAGGCCCCTCGCAGGGCTGAGAAAGAAGCCAGGCCCTCCCGGGAGGTGAAGAAGGACCCCAGACCCAGTGCCCCTCGCGTCCAACCCCGGGAGGTGCGCCGGGCAGCCTCTGCAGTGGTTAGTGGCAAGAATGTGGGTGCCCAGGTGGCTCCCAAGCCCCGCAGAGCACCCAACACACCCCGCCCAGGGGTCCCACCAGCTGAGAATGGGCCCCGCAGCCCCACCAGCTTCCGGAGCGGAGAGGCCAGCCCCCCGACAGAGGCCTGCAGCTCCCCGGCCCCCCAGCTTGTGGCCACACCCAGCCAAGAGAGCAGCCTGGATCTGGGGCTCAGCCCGGCAGGGGAGGAAGGCGGCAGCTTAGAGGAGAAAACCCTGGAGCTGCTGTTGGCCGCCAGCACCCCCCAGCCGTGTACACCCTCGCCCGCCGAGACCCAGCAGGGCCCAACAGAGAGCAGCGGGCCGCTGTCGCTGAGCCCCCTGCGGGGTGGGGAGCCCGGGCCGGATGCCTCCCCCACAGTGACCACGCCCTCGCTGCCCGCGGAGGTGGGCTCCCCACACTCCACAGAGGTGGACGAGTCCCTGTCCGTCTCCTTTGAGCAGGTGCTCCCGCCACCAGCTGCAGCTGCGAGTGAAGCTGGGCTCAGCCTCCCGCTCTGTGGCCCTCGGGTGCGGCGCTCGGCCTCCCCGCACGACGTGGACCTGTGCCTGGTGTCGCCCTGTGAGTTCGAGCACCGCAAGGCCGTGCCCATGGCGCCGGCCCCCGTGTCCCCCGGCAGCTCCAACGACAGCAGCGCCCGGTCGCAGGAGCGGGCGGGGGCTCCGGGAGGCGCCGAGGAGACACCACCCACATCCGTCAGCGAGTCCCTGCCCACCCTGTCTGACTCGGACCCCCTCCCGGCTGCCCCTGGCACTGCCGACTCAGACGAGGACACGGAGGGCTTCGGGGTCCCCCGCCGTGACCCACTGCCTGACCCCCTCAAGATCCCCCCACCGCTGCCCACCCCACCTAGTATCTGCATGGTGGACCCGGAGATGCTGCCTCCCGAGCAGGCCCGGCTGAAAGGAGGCGGCAGCCGTACCCGGAAGCCCCTTACCCGCCCCAGCTCTGGCACTACTCCCCCCAAAGCCACTCCAGTGACTGCTACCAAAACCAAGGGGCTGGCCAGTGGGGACAGGGCCAGTCGGCCACTCAGCGCCCGCAGCGAGCCCAGTGATAAAGGAAATCGGGCATCCCTGTCCAGAAAGCCCTCGGTCCCCAAGACAACCACTCGAGGTCCATCTG GGCGCCAGAAGACTAGATCTAGGTCTAGATTTGGCCCCCTCCTCCTCATTGCTgataatctgcctacaatgagggggacctga
- the MAP1S gene encoding microtubule-associated protein 1S isoform X2 — protein sequence MAAAVEGSGAAEVPSSLLLVVGGECGCRGLLAYVLEELERGIRSWDIDPGVCSLDEQLKVFVSRHSATFSSIVKGQRSLHHRGDTLETLVLLNPSDKSLCDELRNLLLDPASHKLLVLAGPCLEETGELLLQTGGFSPRHFLQVLGDKEIRDLLASTPPPAELPKLTITCPTFGDWARLAPEVPGLQGMLQLRLNPPVQLPASEGLREFLEYVAESLEPLSPFELLEPPASVGFLRLARPCCYIFPGGLGDAAFFAVNGFTVLVNGGSNPKSSFWKLVRHLDRVDAVLVTHAGADSLPGLNSLLRRKLAERDEAAAGGGSGDDRLRRLISPNLGVVFLNARAAASRLVRGEDEAELALSLLSQLGITPVPLNRGPLPAEPTVLFQKMGVGRLDMYVLHPPSAATTDHTLASVCALLVWHPAGPSEKVVRVLFPGCTPPTRLLDGLVRLQHLGFLREPVVTPQDLAGPRRAESKESVASRDSLRREGRTIVPSRPTQERPGVARKDSPRTEAPRRAEKEARPSREVKKDPRPSAPRVQPREVRRAASAVVSGKNVGAQVAPKPRRAPNTPRPGVPPAENGPRSPTSFRSGEASPPTEACSSPAPQLVATPSQESSLDLGLSPAGEEGGSLEEKTLELLLAASTPQPCTPSPAETQQGPTESSGPLSLSPLRGGEPGPDASPTVTTPSLPAEVGSPHSTEVDESLSVSFEQVLPPPAAAASEAGLSLPLCGPRVRRSASPHDVDLCLVSPCEFEHRKAVPMAPAPVSPGSSNDSSARSQERAGAPGGAEETPPTSVSESLPTLSDSDPLPAAPGTADSDEDTEGFGVPRRDPLPDPLKIPPPLPTPPSICMVDPEMLPPEQARLKGGGSRTRKPLTRPSSGTTPPKATPVTATKTKGLASGDRASRPLSARSEPSDKGNRASLSRKPSVPKTTTRGPSGLHKDRTGGLSQPPDNTTAFTVSPNVARGDEGAFHPVGPLGIPTDLKGARRLDLGLDLAPSSSLLIICLQ from the exons ATGGCGGCGGCGGTCGAAGGGTCCGGGGCGGCCGAGGTCCCCAGCTCGCTGCTGCTCGTAGTAGGCGGCGAGTGCGGGTGCCGGGGGCTGCTTGCCTACGTGCTGGAGGAGCTTGAACGAG GCATCCGGTCTTGGGACATTGACCCTGGCGTCTGCAGCCTCGATGAGCAGCTCAAGGTCTTCGTGTCCCGGCACTCagccaccttctccagcattgTGAAAG GCCAGCGGAGCCTGCACCACCGTGGTGACACCCTGGAGACGCTGGTCCTCCTGAATCCATCAGACAAATCCCTGTGTGATGAG CTCCGGAACCTTCTGCTAGACCCTGCCTCTCACAAGCTGCTGGTGCTGGCGGGGCCCTGCCTGGAGGAGACAGGGGAGCTGCTGCTCCAGACCGGGGGCTTCTCACCCCGCCACTTCCTCCAGGTCCTGGGGGACAAAGAG ATCCGGGATCTCCTGGCCTCCACACCCCCGCCTGCAGAGCTGCCCAAGCTCACCATCACCTGCCCGACCTTTGGTGACTGGGCCCGGCTGGCCCCCGAAGTGCCCGGCCTGCAGGGCATGCTCCAGCTGCGGTTGAACCCTCCGGTGCAGCTGCCGGCTTCCGAGGGCCTGCGCGAGTTCCTGGAGTACGTGGCCGAGTCCCTGGAGCCGCTCTCGCCCTTCGAGCTGCTCGAGCCTCCGGCCTCTGTGGGCTTCCTCAGGCTCGCCCGGCCCTGCTGCTACATCTTCCCCGGTGGCCTAGGTGATGCCGCCTTCTTCGCCGTCAATGGCTTCACTGTGCTGGTCAACGGCGGCTCCAACCCCAAGTCGAGCTTCTGGAAGCTGGTGCGGCACCTGGACCGGGTGGACGCTGTGCTGGTGACCCACGCTGGCGCCGACAGCCTCCCGGGCCTCAACAGTCTGCTGCGGCGCAAGCTGGCGGAGCGTGACGAGGCGGCTGCTGGCGGGGGCTCCGGGGACGACCGGCTCCGCCGGCTGATCTCCCCCAACCTGGGCGTCGTGTTTCTCAATGCCCGCGCTGCTGCCTCTCGGCTGGTGCGTGGCGAGGATGAGGCCGAACTGGCCCTGAGCCTCCTGAGCCAGCTGGGCATCACCCCTGTGCCCCTGAACCGAGGGCCGCTGCCTGCCGAGCCCACCGTGCTCTTCCAGAAGATGGGCGTGGGCCGGCTGGACATGTATGTGCTGCACCCGCCTTCAGCCGCCACCACTGACCACACCCTGGCCTCCGTGTGCGCCCTGCTGGTGTGGCACCCTGCGGGCCCCTCCGAGAAGGTGGTGCGTGTGCTATTCCCTGGCTGCACGCCCCCCACCCGCCTCCTGGATGGCCTGGTCCGCCTGCAGCACCTGGGGTTCCTGCGGGAGCCGGTGGTGACGCCCCAAGACCTGGCGGGGCCTCGGCGAGCTGAGAGCAAGGAGAGCGTGGCCTCCCGGGACAGCTTGAGGAGAGAGGGCCGCACGATAGTGCCCTCCAGGCCCACCCAGGAGCGCCCAGGGGTGGCCCGGAAGGACTCCCCACGGACTGAGGCCCCTCGCAGGGCTGAGAAAGAAGCCAGGCCCTCCCGGGAGGTGAAGAAGGACCCCAGACCCAGTGCCCCTCGCGTCCAACCCCGGGAGGTGCGCCGGGCAGCCTCTGCAGTGGTTAGTGGCAAGAATGTGGGTGCCCAGGTGGCTCCCAAGCCCCGCAGAGCACCCAACACACCCCGCCCAGGGGTCCCACCAGCTGAGAATGGGCCCCGCAGCCCCACCAGCTTCCGGAGCGGAGAGGCCAGCCCCCCGACAGAGGCCTGCAGCTCCCCGGCCCCCCAGCTTGTGGCCACACCCAGCCAAGAGAGCAGCCTGGATCTGGGGCTCAGCCCGGCAGGGGAGGAAGGCGGCAGCTTAGAGGAGAAAACCCTGGAGCTGCTGTTGGCCGCCAGCACCCCCCAGCCGTGTACACCCTCGCCCGCCGAGACCCAGCAGGGCCCAACAGAGAGCAGCGGGCCGCTGTCGCTGAGCCCCCTGCGGGGTGGGGAGCCCGGGCCGGATGCCTCCCCCACAGTGACCACGCCCTCGCTGCCCGCGGAGGTGGGCTCCCCACACTCCACAGAGGTGGACGAGTCCCTGTCCGTCTCCTTTGAGCAGGTGCTCCCGCCACCAGCTGCAGCTGCGAGTGAAGCTGGGCTCAGCCTCCCGCTCTGTGGCCCTCGGGTGCGGCGCTCGGCCTCCCCGCACGACGTGGACCTGTGCCTGGTGTCGCCCTGTGAGTTCGAGCACCGCAAGGCCGTGCCCATGGCGCCGGCCCCCGTGTCCCCCGGCAGCTCCAACGACAGCAGCGCCCGGTCGCAGGAGCGGGCGGGGGCTCCGGGAGGCGCCGAGGAGACACCACCCACATCCGTCAGCGAGTCCCTGCCCACCCTGTCTGACTCGGACCCCCTCCCGGCTGCCCCTGGCACTGCCGACTCAGACGAGGACACGGAGGGCTTCGGGGTCCCCCGCCGTGACCCACTGCCTGACCCCCTCAAGATCCCCCCACCGCTGCCCACCCCACCTAGTATCTGCATGGTGGACCCGGAGATGCTGCCTCCCGAGCAGGCCCGGCTGAAAGGAGGCGGCAGCCGTACCCGGAAGCCCCTTACCCGCCCCAGCTCTGGCACTACTCCCCCCAAAGCCACTCCAGTGACTGCTACCAAAACCAAGGGGCTGGCCAGTGGGGACAGGGCCAGTCGGCCACTCAGCGCCCGCAGCGAGCCCAGTGATAAAGGAAATCGGGCATCCCTGTCCAGAAAGCCCTCGGTCCCCAAGACAACCACTCGAGGTCCATCTG ggttGCACAAGGACAGGACCGGTGGGCTTTCACAACCTCCAGACAACACAACGGCATTCACTGTCAGCCCCAACGTTGCCAGAGGGGATGAGGGCGCTTTCCACCCCGTAGGGCCCTTAGGAATTCCGACAGATTTAAAG GGCGCCAGAAGACTAGATCTAGGTCTAGATTTGGCCCCCTCCTCCTCATTGCTgataatctgcctacaatga